Genomic segment of Streptomyces alboniger:
GGTTCGGCCCGAGCCGCGAGGCCGTCGCGGCCAGGGCGTCGCGCATGGCGATGAGGGGGCCGCTCGTGAGGTGGGTGACGCGGGAGGCGCGCGCGGCCCGCCGGACGATCTCCGTGGTGCGGGGGATCCGCGCCGCGCTGTAGGCGGCGAGGCCTGCCGCGAGGTCGCCGCCGGGCGCCGCGTGGTGGGCCAGCACGACACCGTCCTCGATGGCTTGGTTGCCGCCCTGACCGAGGCTCGGTGTCATGGCGTGCGCGGCATCGCCGACGAGGGCGACGCGGCCCCGGTGGAAGGCGGCGAGCGGCGTCGCGAGGTAGCGGACGTCGTTGCGCAGGATGGCCTCGGGCCTGACAGCGGCGATCAGGCCGGGGATCGGGTCGTGCCAGTCGGCGAAGCGGCGCAGCAGTTCGGCCTTCTCGTCGTCGGGCGCCCTGCCGCCTTCGGGGAGCCGGGCCGTGGCGTACGCGTACACCCGGCCGTCCTTGAGCGGATGCGTGCCCCAGACGCCGCCACGGCCCCAGGTCTCGTGCGGCGTGAAGGGCTTCTCGGGCGCGGGAATGACGAAACGCCACGCGGTGAATCCGGCGTACGCGGGCCCTGGGTGTGCCGGGAAGAGAGCCGCTCGCACGGCGGAGTCGATGCCGTCCGCGCCGACGACGAGGTCCGCCTCGATGTCCCCGTCGTCGGTGGCGACGACGGCCCGGCGGTGGGCGGCGCCGGGATCCGCGAGGCGGGCGCCCGTGCCGGTCCGCAGGGCGTCGTCCGGCAACGCCGAGGCCAGCAGGTCGACGAGGGTCGCGCGGTGCAGCGTCACGAGCGTGCCGCCGTACGTCTTCTCGGCCTCGGCCGCGCTCGTGCGCACCAGCCAGCGGCCGTTCGGGGCACGCATGCCGCCCTGGCCCTGCCAGGAGGCCAGGGCGCGGACCCGGTCCCCGAGGCCGAGGACGTCCAGGGCGCGCTGGGCGTTGGGAGCGAGCCCGATGCCGGCGCCCACGGGCTCCAGGGAGGCGGCGCGTTCCAGGACGCTCACGCTCCAACCGGACTCGTGCAGACCGATGGCCGCGGTGAGGCCGCCGATGCCGCCGCCGATGACGACTGCGTGGGGCTGCTCGTTCATGGCTCCTCCTCCGTGGTGCCGTACCCGGTGGCCGCGTACGTGGCATCCACCTCGTGTCACCCAGCTCGCCACTACAGCTGTAGTGACCGATAGGGAGACCGTACTACACCTGTAGTGAACGGGGTAGTGTTTCCGCCATGTCCGTACGCAGCGCGGGGGCGCCCCGCACCGAACTGATCGCCGACACCGCTCTGGCCCTGCTCGCCGAGCGGGGCATGCGCGGCCTCACGCACCGGGCCGTCGACGAGGCGGCGGGGCTGCCGCAGGGCTCGACCTCCAACCACGCACGCACCCGCCTCGCGCTCCTGGAGGCGGCGGTACGACGGCAGGCGGAGCGGGAGGCGGACGTACTCGTCCCCGCCGGGCTGCCCGACCCGGCGGCCGGCCGGGACCACCTCGCCGCGGGCCTGGCGCTGGCCCTGCACCGCTTCCTGGCCGGCGAACACCGCCGCCTGCTCGTCTCCCGCTACGAGTTGGCCCTCGAAGCGACCCGCAGACCGGAACTGCGTACGTACTACGACGCCGCGGGCGCCCAGTTCAGAGAGCCGCTCACGGCCGTCCTTCGAGCAGCGGGCTCACCTACCCCCGAACGCCACACGCTCTCCCTGGTGGCCTGGTGCGACGGCCTGATGTTCTCGTGCGTGGCGGGCTCGTACCACGCCACGACGCCGACAGAGGAAGATCTGCGCGTGGCGGTGGGTGAACTCCTGCGCGGGATGCTCCCCGCCTGATCGGGCTGTCCGAACGGGGCCGCTCCCCCCACGGTCCTGCCGCGCCGTGCACGAACCACCCCGTCACCCGTGTGGGGCAATCCCACCTCGTCCCGGCCCCAACGTCCGCTGGAACCCCGAGAGTTGTGCGGATGCCTCGACCGACCGCCTCCGCCACCACCGCCCTCCTCCTCTCCCTGGCCGTCTCGGTCACCGCCTCCGGTTGCGTGGGCGTCGATCGGCCGGCCGGGCCCGGGCCTGCCGTGACCACCCCGTCGCCGACCCCACCCCGCACGGACGGGAGAAGCCGGCCGCAGATCGAGGAGCCCCCGGCGCGGGAGGTGTTACAGCGCGTGGACCCGCCCCGCCGTCCCGCCCCCCGGATCCCCGCCGCCGAGACCCGCGCCGCTCTCCCGCCACCCCGCTCCGAGCAGCCGAAGCCGCCGCCGGTGCCGGAGCGCAGGCCCCCGGCGACGCGGCCCGACGCCGGAGCCACTCGGCCCGCACCGTCCCCCAGGCCGCCCGTCGCCGACGTGTGCGCGCTCGGCGAGGCCTACGGAGGGTGGCAACCGGGCAGCCCCCAGTCAGTCATCTGCCGGAAGACGTACGGCCGCTGAGGCGACGCGCCAGGCCTCCGGGCGAGTACCGGCCCCGGGCGGGCGGGGTTCAGCCCCTCGGCGAGGCCTCGAGCCCAGCGGCGAGGCTCCGAGCCCAGCGGTGGGGCCCGGAGGCCTTCGGCGAGGCCCCCGAGCCCCTCGGGGGCCTTGGGCCCAGCGGCGACACCCCCGTGTCCGCCGCTGAGCGACCTCACCCCCGAGCCCTCCCCTGCACCCCGCCCCTCCCGGCCGCTCCCCCACTCCTCCCCACTCCCCCCTCCTCCTCACTCCTCCTCGCTCCCCTCCCCCACCTCCCGCTCCAGCCTCGCGATGGCCGCCTTGATGCCGTTGCCGTACCCGTCGTCCTCCAGCGCGCCCACCGCGCCGCGCGCCCGGCGCAGATGGCTGCGGGCCGCTTCGGGGCGGCCCAGTTTCATGTAGTCCGCCGCCAGGTTGAGGTGCAGGGAGGGGTAGAAGCCGCGCACCGCGAGCGACTGGTGGTGTGCGTTCAGACGCTCGTCCGTCAGTTCGTCCGCCGCCGACAACGCCCGCAGGTCCCACGCCAGTTCGGCCGACGGGTCCTCCTGTGTGTCCGCCATGTAGTGCGCGAGGGTGCATCTGTGCAGCGCGTCGCCGTCCTCGCCGATCTCCCCCCACAGACCCAGGAAGCGGCCCTGCGCCTCCTCGCGGTCGCCGCCGTGGTGCAGCATGACCGCCTGCCCGATCCGCGTCATCATGGCGTCCTCCGCCGTCTGCTCCTGCTGCTCCGTCACCGGGTCCTCCATGGTCGTACGGCCATCGCCCCCATCCCTCACGACGCTAGCGGCCACCACTGACAATCATGGTCAGGCACGTTCACCGGCGGCGGCGCTCACGCGTACCGCTGGGCCAGCCCGGTGACTCTCCTGGCCACCGCGGCGCGCAGTTCGGGCGGCGCGAGCACCTCGGCCTCCAGGCCGAGCCTGAGCATGTCGCTCACGGCCACCGGCAGCGACTCCACTTCGAGCTCGGTCTCGGCCCAGCCGTCCGCGGCGCCGCGCCCGCCCGCTCCACGGCCCGCTCCCCCGCCGCGCCGAACATCACGGGCAGCAGCCGCAGCCCCGTCCGGGTCACCCTCAGCCGCGCGGTCCCCCGCAGGATCCGAGCCTCAAGCCCGCGCGACGCCTCTTGCCAGTACGCCGCCAGATCGAATCCGGCGGGGCGTCTGCCCGCCTCCTCCGCCACCGTCACCGCCAGGAACCGCGACACCCGATACGTACGTACGTCGCCGTCGGCGGCCGCCACCAGGTACCAGTTGCCCGCCTTGAGGACGAGCCCCAAAGGATGCAGGTCCCGCCGGACTTCGCCGCTCCAGCGCCGGTAGCGCGCCCGCAGCACCCGCTGGCGCCACACGGCTTCGGCGACCACCGCCAGCTGCGGCGCGGGCTCGGCGGTGCGGAACCACGCCGCCGCGTCGAGGTGGAAGCGCTCCTGGATGCGCCGGGAACGCTCCCCGAGGCCGGCGGGCAGTGCCGCACTCAACTTCAGCTGGGCGGTGGCCAGTTCCGCGCCGAGGCCGAGGTCGGCCGCGGCCCCGGGCATCCCGGCCAGGGCCAGGGAGTCGGCCTCGTCGTCGGTGAGGCCCGTCAGCCGGGTGCGGTAACCGTCGACGAGCCGGAAGCCGCCCGCCGGGCCCCGCTCCGCGTACACGGGCACTCCGGAGGCGGCGAGCGCCTCGACGTCCCGATAGACGGTCCTGACCGAGACCTCCAGTTCCTCGGCGAGTTCGGGCGCCGTCATGCGCCCGCGGTTCTGGAGCAGCAGAAGGAGGGCGAGAAGCCGGTCGGCGCGCATGGGCCCCAAGTCTGCCCGTACCTGACAGAAGATGTCAGGTACCCGCGGCAGAGTCCTCCCGACGGCGAAAGCCCCGTCCAGCCGCTCGGCGGCCGGCACTTCCAGGAGGACTACTCACGTGACCAGGACGACGACCACGCCCACGACCGCCACCGCGACCAGCGCCGAGACCACGCCCGCCACCGCGACTACCACCGAGACCACCGCCGCCACCGGGAGCTTCACCTTCGCCGCCTGGGACGAGCAGCCCGTCGCGGGCGCGGAAGGCGGCCCCCGCATCGCCCACGCCGCCGTCGCCAACGACTACAGCGGCGCCATCGAGGCCGCGGGCACCTCGTGCGAGTACACCATCGCGTACACCAGCGAGACGACCGGCGGATACGTGGGCTACGAGTTCATCGAGGGCACGCTCGACGGCCACAAGGGGTCGTTCGTCATCGAGCAGCACGGGTCGTTCGTCGCCGACGGCATCGAGTGCGCCTTCACCGTCGTGCCCGGCTCGGGCACCGGTGAGCTGGCGGGGCTCACCGGGACCGGCACGTTCACCGCGCGGCACGGGGAGAAGTCCACCCCGTACACGTTCGACTACGCGATCCGCGGCTGAGTGGCCGAGCGGCCGCGCAGTCACACGGTCGCGCGGGCGCGCGGGCGCGCGGTCGCGTCACGGACCTGCTCAGCCGATGTCCGGGATCCGCCAGTCGATCGGCTCGTGCCCCTGCGCCGCCACCGCTTCGTCGATCTGCGTGAAGGGACGCGAGCCGAAGAACCTCTTCGCGGAGAGCGGCGAGGGGTGGGCGCCCTTCACCACGACGTGCCGCTCCTCGTCGATGAGCGGGAGCTTCTTCTGGGCGTAGTTCCCCCAGAGCACGAAGACGGCGGGGTCGGGGCGGTCGGCCACCGCGCGGATCACCGCGTCCGTGAACTTCTCCCAGCCCTTGCCCTTGTGGGAGTTGGCCTCACCCGCGCGGACGGTGAGCACCGCGTTCAGCAGCAGGACGCCCTGCTCGGCCCATGGCATCAGATAGCCGTTGTCCGGCACGGGGTGGCCGAGTTCCTCCCGCATCTCCTTGTAGATGTTCCGCAGCGAGGGCGGGGTCTTCACTCCGGGGCGCACGGAGAAGCACAGCCCGTGGCCCTGGCCCTCGCCGTGGTAGGGGTCCTGGCCGAGGATCAGGACCTTCACCCGGTCGTACGGCGTCGCGTCGAGGGCGGCGAAGACCTCCTCGCGCGGCGGGTAGACGGGACCCCTCGCCCGCTCCTGCTCGACGAACTCGGTCAGCTCCTTGAAGTAGGGCTTCTGCAGCTCCTCGCCGAGGACTCCGCGCCAGGACGCGGGCAGCATGGCGATGTCGGTCACGTCAACAACCTCCGGTGTGCGATCACTTCCTCGAAGAACCTACCGGCGGCCACTGACAATCGGCCCCGCGCCCGCCGGGCCCGGCCCCGGTCGCCCGCTACCAGCTGGTCTTGCGCTGCAACTCCCACATCATCATGATCGACGAGGGGTCCAGGGCCCGCTCGCCGCCCGCGATCTCCTCGCTCGCCATGATGTACTGCTTGCCCTGCCAGAGCGGCAGCAGCCTGACGTCGTCGACCAGGATCTCCTGGGCCCGCTCGAAGTCGTCGATCACCGCGCCCCGGTCGGTCTCCCTGCGCTGGCGCGGCAGCAGCTCGTCGGTGATCTCCTTGGAGACGTACGGCGTGTTGAGCACGTTCTTCGGGCCGACGAACGGCGCGATGAAGTTGTCCGCGTCGGGGAAGTCGGGGAACCAGCCGCGCCCGAAGACCGGGTACTCGCCGTTGCTGTAGCCCTCCTGGAACTCGGTCCACGGACGGCTCTTGATCGTGATCTTGAAGAGCCCCGACGCCTCCAGCTGCCGCTTGAGCTCCGCGAACTCCGGGGCGGTGGCCGATCCGTAGCGGTCGGAGGTGTGCCAGAGGGTGAGCGGCACGGGCTCGTTGATGCCGGCGTCGGTCAGGATCTTCCTGGCCTTGGCCGTGCTGGGGTTCCCGTAGTCGTCGAAGAAGCCGGTGGCGTGGCCCGTCAGGCCGCGCGGCACCATCGAGTACAGCGGCTCGACGGTGTCCTTGTAGATCTTGTGGGCGATGGCGCCGCGGTCGATGATCTGCGCGAAGGCCCGCCGGACCGGCAGTTTCCGCGCCCAGGGGTCCTTGGTGTTGAACACCAGGTAGCGGATCTCGGTGCCCGCCCCCTCCACCAGTTCGATGTCCTGCTCGCGCCGGCCCTTGCCCTGCATGGCGACGATGTCCTCGGAGTCGAGGCCGCGGAAGGTCACGTCGATCTGCTTGTCCTTCAGGGCGTCGACCATCGCCGACGACTTCTTGAAGTAGCGGATGGTGACGCCTTCGTTCTTGACGTCGGCCGCGCCCTGGTAGTGACTGTTCTTGACCAGCTCGGCCTTCTGGTTGGGTGTGTACGCCTCCAGGACGTACGGCCCCGAACCGGTGATCTCGTTGCCCTCGCGGAGCTTGTCCGCCGGATAGTCCTGAGGGTCGACGATCGACATGGCGGGCGTTGTGAGTACGAACGGGAAGGTGGCGTCCGCCTTCTTGAGCTTGAAGACCACAGTCCGCTCGCCCTTGGTGCGGACCGTGTCGAGCGAGCCGAGCAGCCCCATCGGTCCGCCCTTCACCACGCCCTTGGCCTCGAGCGTCCGCATCCGGTCGAAGGAGTACTTGACGGCGGCCGCGTCCAGTTCGTCGCCGTCGGAGAACTTCAGCCCCTCGCGCAGCTCACAGCTGAAGACCGTGCTGGTGGCGTCCGTGAACTTGCAGGACTCCGCGGCGTCCGGCTCGGGCTCGGTGGCCCCCGAGGGGAAGCTGAGCAGCGTCTGGAAGACGTTCCTGTACAGCTCCCAGGAGCTGTCCCAGGCCTTGGCCGGATCCAGGGTGCTGGGGGCGCTCATCGTGCCGACGGTTATCCGCTGTTCCTCGTCCGGTCCTTCGGAGGACAGCACCCCGCAGCCTGCGAGCAGGGACATGGACGCGAGCGCCGCGAGCTGGCGCCGACCCCTCATACGCTTCGCGGGGGGAACTTCACTGAACACGCGCACGCTCCTCGATCGGCCATGCCATGGGATCGGCAGACAATATCGCAGCACCCCGCCGTGCCAACTGCTGGCGCCGACGGGGCACTTGATGAGCGTGTACGTCTCTTTTGACCGCGTACCCGACGGTTGTACGTCCTACGTCAGCCGACGCCCGCATTGAGGAAGATGCCGCCATCGACCACGAGTGTCTGCCCGGTGATCCAGTCGGACTGGCTGGAGGTGAGGAAGGCGGCCGCGCCGCCGATGTCCTCGGGCACGCCGAGCCTGCCGAGCGGGTAGGAGGCGGCCGCCTCGGCCTCGCGGCCCTCGTAGAGCGCCTGGGCGAACTTGGTCTTGACGACGGCGGGCGCGATGGAGTTCACGCGCACCTTCGGCGCGAACTCGTGCGCCAGCTGGAGGCTGAGGTTGACCATGGCGGCCTTGCTCATCCCGTACGCCCCGATGAAGGGCGAGGCGGAGACGCCGGCGACGGAGGCGATGTTCACGATCGCGCCGCCGTTCTCGCTCTGCCAGGCCTTCCAGGTCTGCTGGGCGAAGCCGAGCGCCGAGATGACGTTGGTCTCGTACACCTTGCGTGCCACGTCCAGGTCCAGCTCGGCCAGCGGGCCGAAGACCGGGTTCGTACCGGCGTTGTTGATGAGGAAGTCGACGCGGCCGAACGCCTCCATCATGCGCTCGACGACGACTGCCTGGTGGGCCACGTCGTGGGCCTTGCCCGCGACGCCGATGACCCGGTCGGAGCCGAGCTTCTCGACGGCGTCCTTGAGAGCGTCCTCGTTGCGTCCGGTGATGCAGACGCGGTCGCCCCGGGCGACCAGTGCCTCGGCGATGCCGTAGCCGATGCCGCGGCTCGCGCCCGTGATGAGCGCGGCCTTCCCGCTGTCCCGTCCAGTCATGGTCTTAGCCTTCCCGGTCAGTTGAGGGGGCCGCCGGCGACGTACATGACCTGCCCCGAGACGAAGCCCGCGGCGTCGCCCGTGAAGAAGGCGATGGCGTTGGCGATGTCCTCGGGGCGGCCGACGCGCTGCACCGGGATCTGGGTGGCGGCCGCCGCCTGGAACTCCTCGAAGTCCATGCCGACGCGGTCGGCCGTGGCCTTGGTCATCTCGGTGACGATGAAGCCGGGGGCGACGGAGTTGGCGGTGACGCCGAACTTGCCCAGCTCCTTGGCCAGGGTCTTGGTGAGGCCCTGGAGTCCGGCCTTGGCGGCGGAGTAGTTGACCTGTCCGCGGTTGCCGAGGGCGGAGGACGAGGAGAGGTTCACGATCCGGCCGAACTTGGCGTCCACCATGTGCTTCTGGACGGCGCGGGACATCAGGAACGCGCCGCGCAGGTGCACGTTCATGACCGTGTCCCAGTCGCTCGCGCTCATCTTGAAGAGGAGGTTGTCGCGCAGCACTCCGGCGTTGTTGACGAGGATCGTCGGCGCGCCCAGCTCCTCGGCGATGCGGGCGATCGCCGCCTCGACCTGTGCCTCGTCGGACACGTCGCAGCCGACGGCGAGCGCCTTGCCACCGGCCGCGGTGATCTGCGCGACGGTGTCCTTGCAGGCGGCCTCGTCGAGGTCGATGACGGCGACGGCGCGGCCCTCGGCGGCGAGCCGGAGGGCCGTCGCCGCGCCGATGCCCCGCGCCCCTCCGGTCACGACCGCGACGCGCTGCTCAGTGGTGGACATGCTGGTTCTCCTCGCCCTTGGGATGCGGCTCCACGGTACGCCCGACAGATGAGCGACCGCTTAGTACCTTCAGCTGGACGAGACGCTAGAAGCCCTGGCACCGGGTGTCAACGGCCCGCAGGGCAGCTGTGACGCGTTACCTCACCAACAGGTCGAGAAGTCGGTTCACCTCGGCCTCGGGGTCCGCCGTGAGACCTGTGTGGACCGGCCCCGGCTGGACGACCGTGGAACGGGGCGCGATGAGCCAGCGAAAGCGCCGCCCGGCGTCGTCGCGCTCGGCCTGGCCCGCGGCTTCCCCGCCCTCGCAGATCCGCTCGACGGCGCCGAGCGCGGCCTTGACGCCGTCGACGTCGGCCGCCGGGTCGAGCGCGAGCAGCTTGTTCTCGTCGAGGTGCGTGCGGGCGGCCACGAAGCTCTTGGCGCGGCAGTAGACCACGACGCCCGCGTTGAACTGCTCGCCGCGCTCCACGCGCGGCACCACGCGCACCAGCGCGTACTCGAAGACGTCCCGCTCGGTCACTTCGTGGCACCCTTCGGCCGCGGCTCGCCGAGGGCGATCCGGTCGTGAATGGTCTTGGCACGCGGCAGCAGGGCCGCCACGTAGGCGCGGCGCACGTCGTCCGGGTCCTCGAAGCCGGGCTCGTCGACGAGCCACGCGTCGGGCACCTGTGCGGTGACCTCGGTGAGCAGTTCCTCGGTGACGAGCGGGGCGAGTTCCGCGGCGGCGGACGCCACATCGGGCCCGAAGGGGGCGAGGACGTGGTCCGAGGCGTCGTACGGCTTGGCGGCCGCGGTCCCGGCGGTGCGCCAGTTGTGGTGCCAGATCATGCTCGCCCCGTGGTCGATCAGCCACAGGTCCCCCTGCCACAGGAGCAGGTTCGGATTGCGCCAGGACCGGTCCACGTTGTTGATCAGGGCGTCGAACCAGACGACGCGCCCCGCCTCGGCCGGGTCCACGCCGTAGGCGAGGGGGTCGAAGCCGAGCGCGCCCGAGAGGAAGTCCATGCCGAGGTTGAGGCCGCCGCTCGACTTCAGGAGTTCCTGCACCTCCTGGTCGGGCTCGCCGAGGCCGATCACCGGGTCCAGCAGGATCTGGACCAGCCGGGGCATCCGCAGCCCGAGGCGCCGAGCCAACTCCCCGCAGATCACCTCGGCTACGAGTGTCTTGCGGCCCTGGCCGGCGCCGGTGAACTTCATGACGTACGTGGCGTTCACGCCGTCGCTGTCGGCGGCCTCCACAACGCCGGGCAGCGATCCGCCCTCCCGCAAGGGGGTGACGTATCGGACCGCGGTGACTTCGGTGAGCATGGACCCAGGTTATAAGTCCTCGTTCCGGTGAACGCGGCGGCCCGGGCACCCGTACCCCAGGGCATGACGACTACCGAAGAAACCGTCTCCGGGCCCCGCCGCCGCACCGTCGTGGCCACGTTGGGCGCCGCGGGGATCGCCGCCGCCC
This window contains:
- a CDS encoding DUF3224 domain-containing protein; translated protein: MTRTTTTPTTATATSAETTPATATTTETTAATGSFTFAAWDEQPVAGAEGGPRIAHAAVANDYSGAIEAAGTSCEYTIAYTSETTGGYVGYEFIEGTLDGHKGSFVIEQHGSFVADGIECAFTVVPGSGTGELAGLTGTGTFTARHGEKSTPYTFDYAIRG
- the ung gene encoding uracil-DNA glycosylase, yielding MTDIAMLPASWRGVLGEELQKPYFKELTEFVEQERARGPVYPPREEVFAALDATPYDRVKVLILGQDPYHGEGQGHGLCFSVRPGVKTPPSLRNIYKEMREELGHPVPDNGYLMPWAEQGVLLLNAVLTVRAGEANSHKGKGWEKFTDAVIRAVADRPDPAVFVLWGNYAQKKLPLIDEERHVVVKGAHPSPLSAKRFFGSRPFTQIDEAVAAQGHEPIDWRIPDIG
- a CDS encoding HipA family kinase, with protein sequence MLTEVTAVRYVTPLREGGSLPGVVEAADSDGVNATYVMKFTGAGQGRKTLVAEVICGELARRLGLRMPRLVQILLDPVIGLGEPDQEVQELLKSSGGLNLGMDFLSGALGFDPLAYGVDPAEAGRVVWFDALINNVDRSWRNPNLLLWQGDLWLIDHGASMIWHHNWRTAGTAAAKPYDASDHVLAPFGPDVASAAAELAPLVTEELLTEVTAQVPDAWLVDEPGFEDPDDVRRAYVAALLPRAKTIHDRIALGEPRPKGATK
- a CDS encoding tetratricopeptide repeat protein, translating into MTEQQEQTAEDAMMTRIGQAVMLHHGGDREEAQGRFLGLWGEIGEDGDALHRCTLAHYMADTQEDPSAELAWDLRALSAADELTDERLNAHHQSLAVRGFYPSLHLNLAADYMKLGRPEAARSHLRRARGAVGALEDDGYGNGIKAAIARLEREVGEGSEEE
- a CDS encoding ABC transporter substrate-binding protein encodes the protein MRGRRQLAALASMSLLAGCGVLSSEGPDEEQRITVGTMSAPSTLDPAKAWDSSWELYRNVFQTLLSFPSGATEPEPDAAESCKFTDATSTVFSCELREGLKFSDGDELDAAAVKYSFDRMRTLEAKGVVKGGPMGLLGSLDTVRTKGERTVVFKLKKADATFPFVLTTPAMSIVDPQDYPADKLREGNEITGSGPYVLEAYTPNQKAELVKNSHYQGAADVKNEGVTIRYFKKSSAMVDALKDKQIDVTFRGLDSEDIVAMQGKGRREQDIELVEGAGTEIRYLVFNTKDPWARKLPVRRAFAQIIDRGAIAHKIYKDTVEPLYSMVPRGLTGHATGFFDDYGNPSTAKARKILTDAGINEPVPLTLWHTSDRYGSATAPEFAELKRQLEASGLFKITIKSRPWTEFQEGYSNGEYPVFGRGWFPDFPDADNFIAPFVGPKNVLNTPYVSKEITDELLPRQRRETDRGAVIDDFERAQEILVDDVRLLPLWQGKQYIMASEEIAGGERALDPSSIMMMWELQRKTSW
- a CDS encoding FAD-dependent monooxygenase; its protein translation is MNEQPHAVVIGGGIGGLTAAIGLHESGWSVSVLERAASLEPVGAGIGLAPNAQRALDVLGLGDRVRALASWQGQGGMRAPNGRWLVRTSAAEAEKTYGGTLVTLHRATLVDLLASALPDDALRTGTGARLADPGAAHRRAVVATDDGDIEADLVVGADGIDSAVRAALFPAHPGPAYAGFTAWRFVIPAPEKPFTPHETWGRGGVWGTHPLKDGRVYAYATARLPEGGRAPDDEKAELLRRFADWHDPIPGLIAAVRPEAILRNDVRYLATPLAAFHRGRVALVGDAAHAMTPSLGQGGNQAIEDGVVLAHHAAPGGDLAAGLAAYSAARIPRTTEIVRRAARASRVTHLTSGPLIAMRDALAATASRLGPNLIMRGFASIADWSPPQAPYAAGTATGAAARTARAPGREPAQR
- a CDS encoding SDR family oxidoreductase, whose protein sequence is MTGRDSGKAALITGASRGIGYGIAEALVARGDRVCITGRNEDALKDAVEKLGSDRVIGVAGKAHDVAHQAVVVERMMEAFGRVDFLINNAGTNPVFGPLAELDLDVARKVYETNVISALGFAQQTWKAWQSENGGAIVNIASVAGVSASPFIGAYGMSKAAMVNLSLQLAHEFAPKVRVNSIAPAVVKTKFAQALYEGREAEAAASYPLGRLGVPEDIGGAAAFLTSSQSDWITGQTLVVDGGIFLNAGVG
- a CDS encoding DUF3037 domain-containing protein; translation: MTERDVFEYALVRVVPRVERGEQFNAGVVVYCRAKSFVAARTHLDENKLLALDPAADVDGVKAALGAVERICEGGEAAGQAERDDAGRRFRWLIAPRSTVVQPGPVHTGLTADPEAEVNRLLDLLVR
- a CDS encoding TetR/AcrR family transcriptional regulator → MSVRSAGAPRTELIADTALALLAERGMRGLTHRAVDEAAGLPQGSTSNHARTRLALLEAAVRRQAEREADVLVPAGLPDPAAGRDHLAAGLALALHRFLAGEHRRLLVSRYELALEATRRPELRTYYDAAGAQFREPLTAVLRAAGSPTPERHTLSLVAWCDGLMFSCVAGSYHATTPTEEDLRVAVGELLRGMLPA
- the fabG gene encoding 3-oxoacyl-ACP reductase FabG, producing the protein MSTTEQRVAVVTGGARGIGAATALRLAAEGRAVAVIDLDEAACKDTVAQITAAGGKALAVGCDVSDEAQVEAAIARIAEELGAPTILVNNAGVLRDNLLFKMSASDWDTVMNVHLRGAFLMSRAVQKHMVDAKFGRIVNLSSSSALGNRGQVNYSAAKAGLQGLTKTLAKELGKFGVTANSVAPGFIVTEMTKATADRVGMDFEEFQAAAATQIPVQRVGRPEDIANAIAFFTGDAAGFVSGQVMYVAGGPLN